A portion of the Ricinus communis isolate WT05 ecotype wild-type chromosome 10, ASM1957865v1, whole genome shotgun sequence genome contains these proteins:
- the LOC8274876 gene encoding sulfite exporter TauE/SafE family protein 4 — protein sequence MATRGLVLYLSLAFSAAVLSAVFLFDHHPYVKNSTLLSSHYISTTERVWPELEFSWRIVLATVIGFLGSACGTVGGVGGGGIFVPMLTLIVGFDTKSAAAISKCMIMGASASSVWYNLRVPHPTKEVPILDYDLALLFQPMLMLGITVGVALSVVFPYWLITVLIIILFIGTSSRSFFKGVEMWKEETILKKELAKQQEAVVNSRGELLIDTEYEPLVPKEEKSEMQIVCFNLRWKRLFVLLFVWSVFLLLQVIKNDVATCSKWYWVLFCLQFPVALAVFGYEAVKLYKEHKKRISTGNTESICEASIAWTPMHISFCALCGILGGTVGGLLGSGGGFILGPLLLEIGVIPQVASATATFVMMFSSSLSVVEFYLLKRFPMPYALYLTGVSVLAGFWGQFFVRKLITILKRGSLIVFILSGVIFASAITMGVVGTEKSIRMINNHEFMGFLGFCSSQ from the exons ATGGCCACAAGAGGATTGGTGTTGTATTTGTCGTTGGCTTTCTCTGCGGCGGTTCTCTCGGCAGTTTTCCTCTTCGACCACCACCCATATGTTAAAAACTCTACTCTTTTGAGTTCTCATTACATCTCCACTACTGAAAGAGTTTGGCCA GAATTGGAGTTTAGCTGGAGAATAGTGTTGGCTACAGTCATTGGATTCCTGGGTTCAGCATGTGGAACTGTTGGTGGAGTTGGAGGGGGAGGAATTTTTGTTCCTATGCTTACTTTGATTGTTGGGTTCGATACCAAGTCTGCTGCTGCTATTTCTAAAT GTATGATCATGGGTGCATCAGCATCATCAGTTTGGTATAATCTAAGAGTGCCACATCCAACAAAAGAAGTGCCAATTTTAGATTATGATTTGGCTCTTCTTTTCCAGCCAATGCTTATGCTTGGCATCACCGTTGGTGTTGCTTTGAGTGTTGTCTTTCCTTACTGGTTAATCACTGTCCTTAtcattatactttttatag GTACCTCTTCCAGGTCTTTCTTTAAGGGAGTTGAAATGTGGAAGGAAGAGACAATCTTGAAG AAAGAATTGGCTAAGCAGCAAGAAGCTGTGGTTAATTCACGTGGCGAAC TTCTAATTGACACAGAGTATGAGCCTTTGGTTCCTAAAGAAGAGAAATCAGAAATG CAAATAGTCTGCTTCAACCTTAGGTGGAAAAGGCTTTTTGTGCTGCTATTTGTTTGGTCTGTTTTCCTTCTCCTCCAGGTTATCAAG AATGATGTGGCAACTTGCAGCAAATGGTATTGGGTGCTGTTCTGTTTACAG TTTCCTGTAGCTCTTGCGGTATTTGGCTATGAAGCAGTCAAATTatacaaagaacacaagaagAGAATTAGCACAGGAAACACAGAATCAATTTGTGAAGCTTCTATTGCATGGACTCCTATGCACATTTCTTTCTGTGCACTCTGTGGAATCTTAGGAGGAACAGTTGGCGGTCTTCTTGGATCTGGTGGAGGATTCATTCTTGGTCCACTACTCCTTGAGATTGGTGTAATCCCACAG GTTGCCAGTGCAACAGCAACATTTGTAATGATGTTCTCATCATCCTTGTCTGTGGTGGAGTTCTATCTGCTTAAAAGATTCCCTATGCCTTACG CCTTGTACCTCACAGGAGTGTCAGTACTAGCTGGCTTCTGGGGACAGTTTTTTGTAAGGAAGCTCATTACCATTCTAAAAAGAGGATCACTTATTGTGTTCATACTGTCTGGTGTCATATTTGCTAGTGCCATAACCATGG GAGTGGTTGGCACTGAGAAGAGTATAAGAATGATAAACAACCATGAGTTTATGGGATTCTTAGGTTTCTGCAGCAGTCAATGA